Proteins encoded in a region of the Kwoniella botswanensis chromosome 2, complete sequence genome:
- a CDS encoding transcription initiation factor IIA subunit 2 — translation MSGGQSYYEFYRGSSIGTALTDALDELITQGDIPPQLAMRVLQQFDKSLTECLQKGVKNKTTVKGHLATYRLCDDVWTFVIKDPQFKMEGVGAGAETVTAPKIKIVACKSGDAPEGKKSGAKSNDFA, via the exons ATGTCGGGTGGTCAGAGTTATTACGAATTCTATAGGGGATCAAG TATCGGTACGGCCCTTACGGATGCTCTGGACGAACTGATCACTCAGGGTGATATCCCACCTCAACTAGCTATGAGGGTATTACAGCAG TTCGATAAATCCCTGACCGAATGTCTCCAGAAAGGAGTTAAGAACAAAACTACCGTGAAA GGTCATTTGGCAACTTATAGATTATGTGACGATGTATGGACATTCGTCATTAAAGATCCGCAATTCAAGATGGAAGGCGTTGGTGCAGG TGCGGAAACGGTAACAGCGccgaagatcaagattgtAGCTTGTAAGAGTGGTGATGCGCctgaagggaagaagagcgGTGCGAAGAGTAATGATTTTGCTTGA
- a CDS encoding eukaryotic translation initiation factor 6: MAVRTQFENSTDIGVFSKLTNAYCLTALASSTNFYSVFESELADVIPIVHTTIGGTRIVGRLTAGNRHGLLVPSTTTDQELQHLRNSLPPSVAIQRIEERLSALGNVIACNDYVALVHPDIDRETEEIIADTLKVEVFRQTVASNVLVGSYCALSNQGGLVHPKTSRSELDELSSLLQVPLVAGTVNRGSEVIGAGLVVNDWCAFTGLDTTATEISVIEATFRLQGQTSAAVINEMRDSLIDHYA, translated from the exons ATGGCCGTCA GAACCCAATTTGAAAACTCAACAGACATCGGAGTATTCTCCAAACTCACCAATGC TTACTGCTTAACAGCCTTAGCATCGTCAACCAACTTCTACTCCGTCTTCGAATCCGAACTTGCCGACGTCATCCCCATAGTCCACACCACAATCGGAGGAACACGTATAGTCGGTCGATTAACCGCTGGAAACAGACACGGTCTATTGGTTCCTTCCACAACGACAGATCAGGAATTACAACATCTTCGAAActcccttcctccctctGTAGCCATTCAGCGAATCGAAGAGAGGCTGAGTGCACTGGGAAACGTAATAGCATGTAATGATTATGTCGCCTTGGTTCATCCTGATATAGATAGAGAGACGGAAGAGATCATTGCGGACACGTTGAAAGTAGAAGTTTTCAGACAGACCGTTGCGTCTAATGTATTGGTGGGAAGTTATTGTGCTTTGTCGaaccag GGAGGCCTCGTTCACCCAAAAACATCTCGATCCGAACTCGACGAATTATCATCCTTACTCCAAGTACCATTAGTTGCTGGAACAGTCAACAGAGGTTCAGAAGTCATAGGTGCAGGTCTGGTAGTTAACGATTGGTGTGCTTTCACCGGTTTGGATACTACCGCTACTGAGATCAGTGTTATCGAAGCTACTTTCC GTCTACAAGGTCAAACTTCCGCTGCTGTCATCAATGAAATGCGCGATTCCCTTATTGACCACTACGCATAA